One genomic segment of Brassica napus cultivar Da-Ae chromosome A3, Da-Ae, whole genome shotgun sequence includes these proteins:
- the LOC106438862 gene encoding ACT domain-containing protein ACR6 isoform X2 — MNLNPQNLTSYCCGLPTSFGILSVTCVGIIPAQRGTLSQASLPRRDHMDDDEYAKLFRRMNPPRVVIDNKASDDATVIQVDSVNKQGTLLEVVQVLTDMNLVIKKAYISSDGGWFMDVFKVIHQDGNKITDTQLLDFIQMRIERNAGWFIPPLRSSVGVMPSDEYTTIELAGTDRPGLLSEVSAVLTDLHCNVVNAEIWTHNTRAAAVIHVTDNTTNSAITDPLRLSTIKHLLCNVVGTNSGSRAAKTVFSSCSDTHRERRLHQIMFDDRDYEGVKKRPRTSRPCVTLTNIDKDYTVVTMRSKDRPKLVFDVVCTLTDMQYVVFHGMVSTEPLEAYQEFYIRHVDGLPINSEAEQERVIQCLEAAIERRTSEGLELELSAEDRVGLLSDITRTFRENSLTIVRAEISTREGKAKDTFYVTDVTGNAVESKIVESIRKEIGVSKLKVKECSVLGTSSRGSQETTIGYLLSNIFKSKPLQ; from the exons ATGAATTTGAACCCGCAGAATCTCACAAGTTACTGCTGTGGCCTGCCCACGTCATTTGGAATCTTGAGTGTCACGTGCGTGGGCATCATTCCAGCACAACGGG GGACTCTCTCGCAAGCTTCCCTCCCAAGGAGAGATCATATGGATGATGATGAATATGCCAAGCTCTTCCGTAGAATGAATCCCCCCAG AGTTGTAATAGACAACAAAGCTAGCGATGATGCCACTGTTATTCAG GTTGATAGTGTGAACAAACAGGGGACCCTCTTGGAAGTTGTCCAAGTCCTCACTGATATGAATCTTGTCATCAAGAAAGCTTACATCTCTTCTGATGGCGGTTGGTTCATGGACGTCTTCAAAGTCATCCACCAAGATGGCAACAAGATCACTGACACTCAACTCCTTGACTTTATCCAAATG AGGATAGAGCGCAACGCTGGCTGGTTTATTCCACCTTTAAGAAGCTCAGTTGGTGTCATGCCCTCTGACGAATACACCACCATTGAGCTCGCTGGAACCGACAGACCCGGTCTCTTGTCTGAAGTATCTGCTGTTCTCACAGACCTTCACTGCAACGTTGTCAACGCTGAGATATGGACTCACAACACCAGAGCTGCTGCAGTTATTCACGTCACCGACAATACTACTAATTCAGCTATTACGGACCCACTCCGCCTTTCCACCATCAAACATCTGCTGTGCAATGTAGTTGGGACCAACAGCGGCTCCAGGGCTGCAAAAACCGTCTTTTCTTCTTGTTCTGATACACACAGGGAGAGACGCTTGCATCAGATCATGTTTGATGACAGGGATTACGAGGGAGTCAAAAAAAGACCAAGGACATCAAGGCCCTGTGTCACACTAACAAACATTGACAAGGATTATACCGTTGTTACCATGAGGTCCAAAGATAGACCAAAGCTTGTGTTTGACGTTGTCTGTACCTTGACTGATATGCAGTATGTGGTGTTCCATGGCATGGTCAGCACAGAACCACTAGAGGCTTATCAG GAGTTTTACATCCGTCATGTAGATGGACTTCCCATAAACTCAGAAGCCGAGCAAGAACGTGTTATCCAATGTCTTGAAGCAGCCATTGAGAGAAGAACCTCCGAG GGTTTAGAGCTGGAATTATCAGCAGAAGACAGAGTTGGTCTCCTCTCAGACATAACTAGAACATTTAGAGAGAACAGCTTAACTATTGTGAGAGCAGAGATTTCAACGCGAGAGGGTAAGGCTAAAGACACGTTCTACGTTACAGACGTTACAGGGAACGCTGTTGAATCAAAAATCGTGGAGTCAATAAGAAAAGAGATAGGAGTAAGCAAGCTGAAGGTGAAGGAATGCTCTGTTCTTGGTACAAGCAGCAGGGGCTCGCAAGAAACAACAATTGGGTATTTGCTTAGCAACATCTTCAAATCTAAGCCTCTCCAGTAA
- the LOC106438863 gene encoding uncharacterized protein At3g27210-like isoform X1: MGSCVSSSHNTIKTSSDSAVKLSALISEPDTTSPVKNDVTNPATINGNSFIDSTPRDSSEEITFFDSRGWLDSDCEDDFMSVDGEFTPSRGTTPVHHKFSDKTPKADEKKHEEPSPTDNKKRLLELFKETQDQDEDEGEDDVAESKARACLWLRTPVRSSAPATPYNNNNDTERQQLKRVKSSAQGSCVLRLVSCSSFTERRRKMMNHTPVHVQR, encoded by the exons ATGGGATCCTGTGTCTCCTCTTCTCACAACACCATCAAGACCTCCTCTGATTCCGCCGTAAAGCTTTCGGCCCTAATCTCTGAACCTGACACGACATCCCCCGTCAAGAATGACGTCACCAATCCGGCCACGATCAATGGGAACTCTTTCATAGATTCCACTCCTCGGGATTCCTCAG AGGAGATCACTTTTTTCGATTCAAGGGGGTGGCTTGATTCTGACTGTGAAGATGATTTCATGAGCGTTGATGGTG AATTTACGCCGTCGCGAGGAACAACACCGGTGCATCACAAATTCTCTGACAAAACTCCTAAAGCAGATGAGAAAAAACATGAAGAGCCGTCTCCAACAGACAACAAGAAGAGACTCCTCGAACTCTTCAAAGAGACGCAGGATCAAGATGAGGATGAAGGAGAGGATGACGTGGCGGAAAGCAAAGCAAGAGCATGTCTCTGGCTAAGAACACCGGTCAGATCTTCTGCACCGGCGACtccttataataataataatgatacaGAAAGACAACAACTCAAGAGGGTGAAATCGTCGGCTCAAGGCAGCTGCGTTCTGCGTTTGGTTTCTTGTAGCAGTTTCACTGAGCGGCGACGGAAGATGATGAATCATACTCCCGTTCACGTCCAACGCtaa
- the LOC106442071 gene encoding uncharacterized protein LOC106442071, whose protein sequence is MQSSNEKAFELFCYLLFVLLGLFGNQVFCIETRVNSSLNLRVTGSAHPSTLPVETTFKFPSPLHAIPPGGGERNFGKGKIDLGGLEVIQISISTSTSQRVWRTFERGPGNMGVSIFQPINLPSGFFTLGFYAQPNNRMLFGWVLVARDLSGNSLRPPLDYIEVGNTTSLAVKQDGPAYFWQPLCPSGYGVVGLFVTTSPLKPPLRQESISCVGSHLTEERSEADTTWVWTMEGITFSGLRPANRGTEATGVYAGTFSFQQQYFPRPFLSCLRNTKFDLSSMMPSQDQTRVLFRAYSPLIYFHPEEEFLPSSVDWIFSNGALLYQEGNESNPVPVQPNGSNLPQGGSDDDLYWLDYPADKKARERVKRGDLGNTKVYLHIKPMFGGTFTDIVVWIFSPFNGNARLKILFIKSLSLGDIGEHIGDWEHVTLRISNFNGELWRVYFSEHSGGSLVEACDLEFQSGNKPVVYASLHGHAMFSKPGLVLQGQDGNNGLRNDMARSDKFLDAGVDYEVIGGPGITEPPWLNYFRKWGPIVRHDVEKTLDSIAKTLPQLLRKRFRDLVHSIPPEVLQEMGPTGPKVKKSWSADE, encoded by the coding sequence ATGCAATCATCAAATGAAAAAGCCTTTGAACTTTTTTGTTATCTTCTTTTTGTACTACTAGGGCTATTTGGTAACCAAGTGTTTTGCATCGAAACTCGAGTGAACTCCAGTTTGAATCTCAGAGTGACCGGATCTGCGCATCCATCTACGTTACCTGTGGAGACAACATTCAAGTTTCCTTCTCCATTGCATGCTATCCCTCCAGGTGGTGGTGAGAGAAACTTTGGGAAAGGCAAAATAGATCTGGGAGGTCTTGAGGTAATCCAAATCTCCATCTCAACTTCGACGTCGCAGAGAGTATGGAGAACTTTCGAGAGAGGACCTGGTAACATGGGAGTCAGCATCTTCCAGCCCATCAATCTTCCTAGTGGTTTCTTCACCCTTGGTTTCTATGCACAACCCAACAACCGTATGCTTTTTGGTTGGGTTCTTGTTGCAAGAGACTTATCCGGGAATAGCTTGAGACCACCCCTTGACTACATCGAAGTCGGGAACACTACCTCCCTCGCCGTTAAGCAAGACGGGCCTGCTTATTTTTGGCAGCCTTTATGTCCCAGTGGGTATGGAGTGGTTGGCCTATTTGTCACTACGTCTCCTTTGAAGCCCCCTCTAAGACAAGAATCTATAAGCTGTGTTGGATCCCATCTTACGGAAGAGAGGAGCGAAGCTGATACAACATGGGTGTGGACGATGGAAGGGATTACTTTTTCTGGTTTGAGACCGGCCAACAGAGGAACAGAAGCGACAGGTGTGTACGCAGGGACATTCAGCTTTCAGCAACAATACTTTCCTCGTCCATTTTTGTCCTGCTTGAGGAATACAAAATTTGACTTGTCTAGCATGATGCCAAGCCAAGACCAGACTAGAGTTTTGTTTCGAGCTTACTCTCCTTTGATATATTTCCATCCCGAAGAAGAGTTTCTTCCTTCCTCTGTCGATTGGATTTTCTCCAACGGTGCCTTGTTATACCAGGAAGGCAACGAATCTAACCCCGTCCCTGTACAACCCAACGGTTCAAACCTTCCCCAAGGCGGCTCGGACGATGACTTATACTGGCTGGACTATCCGGCCGATAAGAAGGCAAGGGAAAGGGTTAAGAGGGGAGACTTAGGAAACACAAAGGTGTATCTACACATCAAGCCAATGTTTGGAGGCACTTTCACTGACATTGTCGTCTGGATATTCTCTCCTTTCAACGGCAATGCCCGACTCAAGATTTTATTCATCAAGAGTTTGTCACTAGGAGACATCGGAGAACATATTGGAGACTGGGAACACGTTACTTTGAGGATCAGTAACTTTAACGGTGAGTTGTGGCGCGTCTACTTCTCAGAGCATAGTGGAGGAAGTCTAGTAGAGGCATGCGATCTAGAGTTCCAAAGTGGAAACAAACCCGTGGTTTACGCCTCTCTTCACGGCCACGCAATGTTCTCGAAACCAGGACTTGTCTTGCAAGGCCAAGACGGAAACAACGGCTTAAGGAACGACATGGCTAGAAGTGACAAGTTCTTGGATGCAGGTGTTGATTACGAGGTGATCGGAGGACCAGGAATCACGGAGCCACCGTGGCTGAACTATTTTAGGAAATGGGGACCAATCGTTAGACATGACGTTGAAAAGACCCTTGACAGTATCGCCAAGACACTGCCTCAACTTTTGCGTAAAAGATTCCGTGACCTCGTTCACAGTATTCCTCCCGAAGTGCTTCAAGAGATGGGCCCCACTGGTCCCAAAGTCAAAAAGTCTTGGTCTGCtgatgaataa
- the LOC106438863 gene encoding uncharacterized protein LOC106438863 isoform X2, with the protein MGSCVSSSHNTIKTSSDSAVKLSALISEPDTTSPVKNDVTNPATINGNSFIDSTPRDSSEFTPSRGTTPVHHKFSDKTPKADEKKHEEPSPTDNKKRLLELFKETQDQDEDEGEDDVAESKARACLWLRTPVRSSAPATPYNNNNDTERQQLKRVKSSAQGSCVLRLVSCSSFTERRRKMMNHTPVHVQR; encoded by the exons ATGGGATCCTGTGTCTCCTCTTCTCACAACACCATCAAGACCTCCTCTGATTCCGCCGTAAAGCTTTCGGCCCTAATCTCTGAACCTGACACGACATCCCCCGTCAAGAATGACGTCACCAATCCGGCCACGATCAATGGGAACTCTTTCATAGATTCCACTCCTCGGGATTCCTCAG AATTTACGCCGTCGCGAGGAACAACACCGGTGCATCACAAATTCTCTGACAAAACTCCTAAAGCAGATGAGAAAAAACATGAAGAGCCGTCTCCAACAGACAACAAGAAGAGACTCCTCGAACTCTTCAAAGAGACGCAGGATCAAGATGAGGATGAAGGAGAGGATGACGTGGCGGAAAGCAAAGCAAGAGCATGTCTCTGGCTAAGAACACCGGTCAGATCTTCTGCACCGGCGACtccttataataataataatgatacaGAAAGACAACAACTCAAGAGGGTGAAATCGTCGGCTCAAGGCAGCTGCGTTCTGCGTTTGGTTTCTTGTAGCAGTTTCACTGAGCGGCGACGGAAGATGATGAATCATACTCCCGTTCACGTCCAACGCtaa
- the LOC106438865 gene encoding glutaredoxin-C7, producing the protein MNKIINVMLLLYTNYGLHLLTKCNYREKSCPLLYKYFAWLSHSPHQNLSRSLYSLLFVLARKVFSKTKKMQYQTESWGSYKMSNIGFGGDVGLAADTSLLRLESLVAESAVVIFSVSTCCMCHAVKGLFRGMGVSPAVHELDLHPYGGDIQRALIRLLGCSGASSPGALPVVFIGGKLVGAMDRVMASHINGSLVPLLKDAGALWL; encoded by the coding sequence AAATTATGGCCTTCACTTACTAACAAAATGTAATTATAGGGAAAAGAGTTGCCCTCTCCTCTATAAATACTTTGCATGGCTCTCTCACTCTCCTCATCAAAACTTGAGCagatctctttattctctcttaTTCGTTCTAGCTCGTAAggttttttcaaaaacaaaaaaaatgcaataTCAGACAGAATCGTGGGGATCATACAAGATGAGCAACATAGGGTTTGGCGGCGACGTGGGGCTTGCGGCGGACACAAGCCTGCTTCGCCTAGAGTCTCTGGTGGCCGAGAGCGCCGTGGTAATATTCAGCGTGAGCACGTGCTGCATGTGCCATGCCGTGAAGGGTCTCTTCAGGGGAATGGGCGTCAGCCCCGCCGTTCACGAGCTCGACCTGCACCCCTACGGCGGCGACATCCAGCGAGCACTCATTCGTCTCCTCGGCTGCTCAGGCGCTTCTTCTCCAGGTGCTCTTCCGGTCGTCTTCATAGGCGGTAAGCTGGTTGGGGCTATGGACAGAGTCATGGCTTCTCACATCAACGGTTCTCTCGTTCCTCTCCTCAAAGACGCCGGCGCACTCTGGCTCTGA
- the LOC106438872 gene encoding probable calcium-binding protein CML40 encodes MKNSKNVTKREEYQRVFSCFDKSQQGNVSVSTIERCVDAIKSGEKVVPEEETTDTHTHKSLELEEFVKLVEEGDEEDKENDLKQAFKMYEESEGITPKSLKRMLSLLGESKSLEECEVMISQFDINSDGIINFDEFRVMMQ; translated from the coding sequence ATGAAGAATAGCAAGAACGTTACAAAACGTGAAGAGTATCAAAGGGTATTTAGTTGCTTTGACAAGAGCCAACAAGGGAATGTTTCTGTTTCCACCATCGAACGATGTGTCGATGCTATTAAGTCCGGGGAAAAGGTCGTACCTGAAGAAGAGACAACGGATACACATACTCATAAATCCTTGGAACTCGAGGAGTTTGTGAAGCTGGTGGAAGAAGGAGACGAGGAAGACAAGGAGAATGACTTGAAGCAAGCTTTCAAGATGTATGAAGAGAGTGAAGGCATCACCCCTAAAAGTTTAAAGAGGATGCTTAGTTTGTTGGGGGAATCCAAAAGCCTTGAAGAATGCGAGGTTATGATTTCGCAATTTGATATTAATAGCGATGGAATTATTAACTTTGATGAGTTTAGGGTTATGATGCAATAA
- the LOC106438862 gene encoding ACT domain-containing protein ACR6 isoform X1, with translation MNLNPQNLTSYCCGLPTSFGILSVTCVGIIPAQRGTLSQASLPRRDHMDDDEYAKLFRRMNPPRFFLPALSTCSFISLSTIFQPYTYLYSCVTDRVVIDNKASDDATVIQVDSVNKQGTLLEVVQVLTDMNLVIKKAYISSDGGWFMDVFKVIHQDGNKITDTQLLDFIQMRIERNAGWFIPPLRSSVGVMPSDEYTTIELAGTDRPGLLSEVSAVLTDLHCNVVNAEIWTHNTRAAAVIHVTDNTTNSAITDPLRLSTIKHLLCNVVGTNSGSRAAKTVFSSCSDTHRERRLHQIMFDDRDYEGVKKRPRTSRPCVTLTNIDKDYTVVTMRSKDRPKLVFDVVCTLTDMQYVVFHGMVSTEPLEAYQEFYIRHVDGLPINSEAEQERVIQCLEAAIERRTSEGLELELSAEDRVGLLSDITRTFRENSLTIVRAEISTREGKAKDTFYVTDVTGNAVESKIVESIRKEIGVSKLKVKECSVLGTSSRGSQETTIGYLLSNIFKSKPLQ, from the exons ATGAATTTGAACCCGCAGAATCTCACAAGTTACTGCTGTGGCCTGCCCACGTCATTTGGAATCTTGAGTGTCACGTGCGTGGGCATCATTCCAGCACAACGGG GGACTCTCTCGCAAGCTTCCCTCCCAAGGAGAGATCATATGGATGATGATGAATATGCCAAGCTCTTCCGTAGAATGAATCCCCCCAGGTTTTTCCTCCCTGCTCTCTCTACTTGTTCATTCATATCTTTGTCAACAATATTTCAGCCTTACACCTATCTATATTCATGTGTCACTGACAGAGTTGTAATAGACAACAAAGCTAGCGATGATGCCACTGTTATTCAG GTTGATAGTGTGAACAAACAGGGGACCCTCTTGGAAGTTGTCCAAGTCCTCACTGATATGAATCTTGTCATCAAGAAAGCTTACATCTCTTCTGATGGCGGTTGGTTCATGGACGTCTTCAAAGTCATCCACCAAGATGGCAACAAGATCACTGACACTCAACTCCTTGACTTTATCCAAATG AGGATAGAGCGCAACGCTGGCTGGTTTATTCCACCTTTAAGAAGCTCAGTTGGTGTCATGCCCTCTGACGAATACACCACCATTGAGCTCGCTGGAACCGACAGACCCGGTCTCTTGTCTGAAGTATCTGCTGTTCTCACAGACCTTCACTGCAACGTTGTCAACGCTGAGATATGGACTCACAACACCAGAGCTGCTGCAGTTATTCACGTCACCGACAATACTACTAATTCAGCTATTACGGACCCACTCCGCCTTTCCACCATCAAACATCTGCTGTGCAATGTAGTTGGGACCAACAGCGGCTCCAGGGCTGCAAAAACCGTCTTTTCTTCTTGTTCTGATACACACAGGGAGAGACGCTTGCATCAGATCATGTTTGATGACAGGGATTACGAGGGAGTCAAAAAAAGACCAAGGACATCAAGGCCCTGTGTCACACTAACAAACATTGACAAGGATTATACCGTTGTTACCATGAGGTCCAAAGATAGACCAAAGCTTGTGTTTGACGTTGTCTGTACCTTGACTGATATGCAGTATGTGGTGTTCCATGGCATGGTCAGCACAGAACCACTAGAGGCTTATCAG GAGTTTTACATCCGTCATGTAGATGGACTTCCCATAAACTCAGAAGCCGAGCAAGAACGTGTTATCCAATGTCTTGAAGCAGCCATTGAGAGAAGAACCTCCGAG GGTTTAGAGCTGGAATTATCAGCAGAAGACAGAGTTGGTCTCCTCTCAGACATAACTAGAACATTTAGAGAGAACAGCTTAACTATTGTGAGAGCAGAGATTTCAACGCGAGAGGGTAAGGCTAAAGACACGTTCTACGTTACAGACGTTACAGGGAACGCTGTTGAATCAAAAATCGTGGAGTCAATAAGAAAAGAGATAGGAGTAAGCAAGCTGAAGGTGAAGGAATGCTCTGTTCTTGGTACAAGCAGCAGGGGCTCGCAAGAAACAACAATTGGGTATTTGCTTAGCAACATCTTCAAATCTAAGCCTCTCCAGTAA
- the LOC106438862 gene encoding ACT domain-containing protein ACR6 isoform X3, with protein sequence MDDDEYAKLFRRMNPPRVVIDNKASDDATVIQVDSVNKQGTLLEVVQVLTDMNLVIKKAYISSDGGWFMDVFKVIHQDGNKITDTQLLDFIQMRIERNAGWFIPPLRSSVGVMPSDEYTTIELAGTDRPGLLSEVSAVLTDLHCNVVNAEIWTHNTRAAAVIHVTDNTTNSAITDPLRLSTIKHLLCNVVGTNSGSRAAKTVFSSCSDTHRERRLHQIMFDDRDYEGVKKRPRTSRPCVTLTNIDKDYTVVTMRSKDRPKLVFDVVCTLTDMQYVVFHGMVSTEPLEAYQEFYIRHVDGLPINSEAEQERVIQCLEAAIERRTSEGLELELSAEDRVGLLSDITRTFRENSLTIVRAEISTREGKAKDTFYVTDVTGNAVESKIVESIRKEIGVSKLKVKECSVLGTSSRGSQETTIGYLLSNIFKSKPLQ encoded by the exons ATGGATGATGATGAATATGCCAAGCTCTTCCGTAGAATGAATCCCCCCAG AGTTGTAATAGACAACAAAGCTAGCGATGATGCCACTGTTATTCAG GTTGATAGTGTGAACAAACAGGGGACCCTCTTGGAAGTTGTCCAAGTCCTCACTGATATGAATCTTGTCATCAAGAAAGCTTACATCTCTTCTGATGGCGGTTGGTTCATGGACGTCTTCAAAGTCATCCACCAAGATGGCAACAAGATCACTGACACTCAACTCCTTGACTTTATCCAAATG AGGATAGAGCGCAACGCTGGCTGGTTTATTCCACCTTTAAGAAGCTCAGTTGGTGTCATGCCCTCTGACGAATACACCACCATTGAGCTCGCTGGAACCGACAGACCCGGTCTCTTGTCTGAAGTATCTGCTGTTCTCACAGACCTTCACTGCAACGTTGTCAACGCTGAGATATGGACTCACAACACCAGAGCTGCTGCAGTTATTCACGTCACCGACAATACTACTAATTCAGCTATTACGGACCCACTCCGCCTTTCCACCATCAAACATCTGCTGTGCAATGTAGTTGGGACCAACAGCGGCTCCAGGGCTGCAAAAACCGTCTTTTCTTCTTGTTCTGATACACACAGGGAGAGACGCTTGCATCAGATCATGTTTGATGACAGGGATTACGAGGGAGTCAAAAAAAGACCAAGGACATCAAGGCCCTGTGTCACACTAACAAACATTGACAAGGATTATACCGTTGTTACCATGAGGTCCAAAGATAGACCAAAGCTTGTGTTTGACGTTGTCTGTACCTTGACTGATATGCAGTATGTGGTGTTCCATGGCATGGTCAGCACAGAACCACTAGAGGCTTATCAG GAGTTTTACATCCGTCATGTAGATGGACTTCCCATAAACTCAGAAGCCGAGCAAGAACGTGTTATCCAATGTCTTGAAGCAGCCATTGAGAGAAGAACCTCCGAG GGTTTAGAGCTGGAATTATCAGCAGAAGACAGAGTTGGTCTCCTCTCAGACATAACTAGAACATTTAGAGAGAACAGCTTAACTATTGTGAGAGCAGAGATTTCAACGCGAGAGGGTAAGGCTAAAGACACGTTCTACGTTACAGACGTTACAGGGAACGCTGTTGAATCAAAAATCGTGGAGTCAATAAGAAAAGAGATAGGAGTAAGCAAGCTGAAGGTGAAGGAATGCTCTGTTCTTGGTACAAGCAGCAGGGGCTCGCAAGAAACAACAATTGGGTATTTGCTTAGCAACATCTTCAAATCTAAGCCTCTCCAGTAA